CAGCATTCAGAAACTGGAACTTAAGAAATGCAACCTGAAACTGCTCGCAGAGAGAGTTTTTAATTCCAATAAAAATGTCGCAAACGAAAAATCTCTGAGGTTCACACTGATCTGTAATGCCAGCGACACATCGGTTCTAATTGATGATCACCTGTTCGAGGAAATTCTACTCCACCTCCTCGACAATGCCTTCAAATTCACACAAAGAGGCGAAATTACCGTAAAAATTGAGAACGAAAAATCGGACGGTTCTTCCTGGGTGTCGGTCAGTGTTATCGATACCGGTATAGGCATAAAAGCGGAAGAGCTTGAGATTATCTGGGATGAGTTCCGTCAGGCAAGCGAAGGACTGAACCGGGGGTTCCAGGGGCTTGGTCTCGGACTCACAATCTCAAAAAAGTTTACTGAAATTATGAACGGTAAAATATCTGTTTCCAGCACCTTTGGAGAGGGATCAGTCTTTACATTAAAATTCCCTGTATCGGAAGACGCAGCCGAGCAGGTTCCTCAGTCAAAGATGCCATCAAAAACTACAGCGTCGATACCCGGTGACAATGTCATCAGAACGGCACTTCCACGACTGCTATATGTGGAAGACGAACCGATGAATCAGGATCTTATTACTCTCTTCCTCCGAAACCGTTGCGACATTGATTGTGCATCATCCGGTGAAATCGCCCTTAAAATGGCTCAGGAGAAGCAATATGACGGCTTTTTGATGGATATCAATCTGGGACCCGGGATCTCGGGAATAGAGGTGACAAGACGATTAAGGGAGATGAGTCATTACCAGGATGCTCCTGTGATAGCCATAACCGCGCTTGCCCTCGCCGGCGACAAGGAGACTTTCCTCGAAGAGGGGTGCAGCCACTATCTCGCTAAACCATTCAGGAAGGATGAATTGCTTACACTTATAAAGTCGATATTCCCTAACGGTTCCTGACAAGCCTGAATTCTGCCATTTTGTTCTTGACCCGTTTGGTCAGTTCGATTGTGTATTCACTATACTCGACCTTGTCACCCGGGTTAAGGATTTTTCCAGTAATGTCCGAAACAAATCCTGCAAATGTACTGTACTCGTCCGACTCCGGAAATTCGGCTTCGAGGTGATCGTTCAAATCGGTGATGCTCATATTACCGAGTATCAGGAATGACTCATCGGGCAGGGGTGTTATCTCGGCAGGCTCACCTTCGGTGGTGTAGGTAATATCCCCGACTATCTCCCCGAGAATATCCTCAAGTTTTATTATCCCCTCTGTCCCGCCATACTCATCTGCAACTATAGCAGCCCTGATACCCTTTAATTGCATCTCTTTTAAAATCTCTGATATAAATTTGGTCTCGGGAACAAAATGAGGTGGGCGTATTGCCCTTTTAATCTCATAGTCATTGTTCACGATGTAATAACGCATAAGGTCTTTTACATTCACGATGCCGGTAATATTATCGAGCGAATCTTCAAAAATGGGTACGGAATTGTAGCCTGTTCTTATTATTTCCTTAAAATCTGTCTCAGGGTCGCCTGTCAGCTCCACGGCTGCCATTTCAGTCCTTGGAATCATAACATCGTATGCTGTCAAATCGTTAAATTCCAGCACATTTTCCAGGATTTCATGTTCCTCTTCATCAAGCTCCCCCTTCTTCAGCCCGGCATCCAGAAGCCTTTTTATATGTTCTTCCGAGACGAGTGTTACAGAATAGTTGGGAATGGCATTGAAGGGTTTCAGAAACAGCCCTGCTATATATTTCAAAGTTTTAGTAAATACTTTTCCGGTGATATCGAGAATGATTAGTACATAATAAACCAGAGGGGACAGCTTTCCGGCGAATTTTTCACCAAAACCCCGCGGAATGTAAACTGAAAAAAGCCAAAAAAGTGATGCCACAGGAACCGCAGAAAAAAGAACAGGAACCCACCAGCCATAGCCTTTCAAATCGATACCTACATCGTGAAGCCAGTCGATAAGGAAACTTTCTATAATTATCAAACCCACGGCAAAGACTGCATATCTGACTATCTCAGCGGTTTCGTAGATGCTTTCGGCAGATCCCTTAAATCTTTCCACCATACCTGCATTTTCATCATCTTCCGTTACCCAGTCCTCACCCGGATTCGCCAAAAGCACCGTCTCCGCAAGGGTTACAACTGCTCCAATCAAAAATACCAGCAGGATTGACAATAAAATTGAAAACATTTTTCCGTTCGTTTATAATTGACTTAAAGATAAATGCAATTTATAAACAAATAGTTTAATTTCGTCAACTTTACTGAATCTAAAAGTGCAATCCTAAACTTAGACCAAAGCTGAAATTGCTGAACGACTTGCCGCTTTCTCCCGGCAAATTCGATGGAATCGTTTTCTCTGGGATCCAGATATAGTCGCCTGTCAAAGCGATTGATACTTTTGATGATGGATAAGCCCTGAGATCAACAGCAAGAAATCCACTGAAGACGGTTTTATTCAGGGATGCCGACTCACTTGTTACGGTAGTGGTATATTTTACTGGATCATAGACGCTTTTGCTTCTTGCAATTGTATAGTCGATTGCTGCAAAGCCTGCCCCAGCTCCCGCTTTCACTTTTATTCTCTTTTTTGGCTCATCGGGAAATGGATTGTAGAATGCTGTTGCATAGTATCCGTAAACACGATTAGACATCTCTTCATTTCCATATGTGTTTTGCGAACCATACGAGTATTTAAGATTTGGTTCTGCTGCTGAATAAATTGCCACTCCTGCATCTATTTTCTCGTTAATATCGTATGTAAGTCTCACACTTCTGAAAACATTCAGGGTTATATCATCATAACTGTAGTAATTTCCGGTTCCCTGCCTGTATGCCGGGTCTGACCGAGCATAAACCTTCGCAATTTCATAATGGATGTTCAGATGTGTCTCCTCCGATGATTGAAGGATATCACGCCTCATCCTCTGCACTTCTTTGGGATTCTCCAAATCATACTCAAGTTCTTTGTCACTGTTCGACATGTCTATTCCGATTCCAACCAGTCCGCCGGCAACTGCTCCAAGAGCCCCGACCAGAAAGTGAGTCCACAACCCGTCCGATTGAATAAACCTGTCAGATTGCCAATCCTGCTTCCTGAGCAAAAGCTGACATGCAAACGCACCCGCGATTCCGAGACTTAGCATATTATCCCTGTTAGTCTGTTTCGAGTCGATCTTAAGCAGCTTAAGCGAACTGATTGCAACTTTCTGAATCTTTGAGTTTAGCAACAGCTTCAGAGAGTCCCCTTCGAGATCAAGAAAGAGACCTCTCGTCAGAACTCCATTCCTGTCGACCATTATTACAGGATCGAAAGCGAATTTGTTCTGATAACTTGAATAATCCTTCACCTCTTGTGCCGGGATGAGCGTGGTAAGTAACAGGATAAAGAACAATGCCCGGTTTATCACTGAGTTACTTGCTTTGTCTCTTTTTCTACCGAGAGTATCCATTTTTGATACCTTTCATTTGAGAATTTTATTACTTCACCCGGTTTGCTCACTAACTTGAAGAGTGTCAATAAATCGGGATCCTTATCCAGTGCCGGCATGTCAATCTTATACCAGCCCTTTGTTTTCATGAATATCGATCTTGCCATTCCGGATTTTAATTTTGGTGCATCATACTCTGCCATAAACCAGTCTCCCGTAGTCGGCATTTGATGATATGTTTCATCACTCTTACTGACGATGGAGGAAATGTCCTTACCGTCATGAGTAACGGTCTTTGCCACTTTTACTTCTGTAGCTTTTGTTGTCCCCGGTTCGTCGAAACAAAGTGAAAAATTATCCAGAGTCCAGAATCCAACGGGTGGATTTACTTCAAACTCAACGATTTCTCCGCTTACTTTGGACAAATCAATTTCAAGAACTCTCCTCTCTGTTTTGAACGGACCTCCACCCTGCAAAATGCCTTTGCTCACCCACTCACCATTTTCCTTCATCAGCAAATTCATCTCATATAATTCTTCCCGCTGAAGGAAATTCATGGTGGTTTTATAGTACTCCCCTTTTTTGTCAAGATTCCGGTAATGTTCTTCAAGATTCTTTCCCTGAAGCTCAAGCATTTCGGAAATCATCGTGGATCCCCAGTGAGTGGTTCCTACATTATAGACCAGCCACGCTTTACGGGCACCGGGTCTCTTCTTAAACCCAAATTTTATCTTGTGCTTCGTCAGTGTGTTATCTTTGAAAGGCATTTTGGTCTGCCACGAGATCATGTCATCCTCGATCAAAAACGGTTTTAGGTCGTTCCCTTTCTCATCCGAAGCATAGCTCACTTTTTCTCCCTCAGGAAGAGCGAAAACTTCACCGTCGTTGTTCATCAATGCAATTGTGTTCTGAGGGTGATCGACTGCGACAAGGCTCATCTCATCGATGTACTCCGTCTCATAAACTTCGTTCGTTATCTTGAGTTTATATCTCCCGTCAACTTCTTTGAGATTTTCGAGTTTTGTATAGTCCGTCCTTTCGAACGCCTTTGATATTGCTCCACCCAAAGGTTCGGCGTCGAATACATATTTTTCTCCGTCATATGAATAGATGAATGGACACGACTTTTTGGCAGCCAGGGCAATCAGCATCGCAACCAGTGTCGTTGCGGCAAGAAATCCCACCGTAGCTACCAGCGACATAACCCCGTCGAATTTTTCGACCATAACATACAACGCATCAAGAGCATTTATCTCGACCAGACTGTCGGCATCACTCAGCCCCTTTATCAAAAGGTTGGCATTTCTATATTGCCCGTATCCTTTACCGAAACTCATCTTTGATCCATTCTTCAATTGAAGTCCTGACAACAAAATGCTCGTATCAGACTTGAGTTGTTCAATCGTGAATGTAGCGGGCGGGTCTGTTCGGTAAGCCTCTTTTATTTGTTCCGCAAGGAAAAATACAGGTTTCCCTTCCATGTTATATCCGGAAACACCGGCACCCCTCAAAACCACCGTGGCACCATTTTTTTTAAACGAGTAAGTAA
The Ignavibacteria bacterium DNA segment above includes these coding regions:
- a CDS encoding HlyC/CorC family transporter, whose product is MFSILLSILLVFLIGAVVTLAETVLLANPGEDWVTEDDENAGMVERFKGSAESIYETAEIVRYAVFAVGLIIIESFLIDWLHDVGIDLKGYGWWVPVLFSAVPVASLFWLFSVYIPRGFGEKFAGKLSPLVYYVLIILDITGKVFTKTLKYIAGLFLKPFNAIPNYSVTLVSEEHIKRLLDAGLKKGELDEEEHEILENVLEFNDLTAYDVMIPRTEMAAVELTGDPETDFKEIIRTGYNSVPIFEDSLDNITGIVNVKDLMRYYIVNNDYEIKRAIRPPHFVPETKFISEILKEMQLKGIRAAIVADEYGGTEGIIKLEDILGEIVGDITYTTEGEPAEITPLPDESFLILGNMSITDLNDHLEAEFPESDEYSTFAGFVSDITGKILNPGDKVEYSEYTIELTKRVKNKMAEFRLVRNR